The Miscanthus floridulus cultivar M001 chromosome 7, ASM1932011v1, whole genome shotgun sequence genome includes a region encoding these proteins:
- the LOC136465894 gene encoding protein FAR1-RELATED SEQUENCE 5-like, with translation MRKSYCEWGNGHNERTLRKFVYRCEGFREENELKREIKKRKSWNITRVGCPAKFVIAQDQNIEYWYMKDFIYEHNHPMAERDLACLLRSHRRISSEQKADIVAMQISRIRKHQIMDIMEIQYGGYDKVEFIIRDLYNFCHRNKVGTVVAGDAQIVISYLTECRHRDSNFFFD, from the coding sequence ATGAGGAAAAGCTATTGTGAATGGGGCAACGGCCATAATGAGAGGACCCTTCGGAAGTTTGTTTACAGGTGTGAAGGTTTTCGCGAAGAGAATGAGCTGAAGAGGGAGATTAAGAAGCGAAAGTCGTGGAATATTACTCGTGTAGGATGCCCTGCTAAATTTGTGATTGCACAGGATCAGAACATAGAGTATTGGTATATGAAGGATTTCATCTATGAACATAACCATCCGATGGCTGAACGAGACCTTGCTTGTCTTTTGCGTTCACATAGAAGAATCAGCAGTGAGCAGAAAGCTGATATTGTGGCAATGCAAATTTCTAGGATCCGCAAACACCAGATAATGGATATTATGGAAATACAGTATGGTGGGTATGATAAAGTTGAATTTATAATAAGGGACTTGTATAATTTCTGCCATCGCAATAAGGTGGGGACAGTTGTTGCTGGTGATGCTCAAATAGTCATCAGTTACCTGACAGAATGCAGACATAGGGATTCTAATTTCTTCTTCGACTAG